The Serpentinimonas maccroryi genome has a segment encoding these proteins:
- the ychF gene encoding redox-regulated ATPase YchF — translation MSLKCGIVGLPNVGKSTLFNALTQAGIAAENYPFCTIEPNVGVVEVPDARLQQLAAIVKPERIVPAIVEFVDIAGLVAGASQGEGLGNQFLAHIRETDALVNVVRCFEDPNVIHVAGRVDPVADIEVIQTELCLADLGTVDKALQRASKAARSGNDKDAARLLALLGPVQAALNQGQPVRALALSADDQALLKPLCLITAKPAMFVGNVADDGFENNPLLAKLQAYAATQNAPVVAICAKIEAELAEMEPADRLVFLQEMGQDEPGLNRLIRAGFKLLGLQTYFTAGPKEVRAWTVRIGATAPQAAGVIHGDFERGFIRAQTIAFDDYLDCNGEQGAKDAGKMRAEGKDYLVRDGDVMNFLFNV, via the coding sequence ATGAGTCTCAAGTGCGGCATCGTCGGTTTGCCCAACGTCGGCAAATCCACCCTCTTCAACGCCCTGACGCAGGCCGGCATCGCGGCCGAGAACTACCCTTTTTGCACCATCGAGCCCAACGTCGGCGTGGTCGAGGTGCCCGACGCGCGCCTGCAGCAGCTGGCGGCCATCGTCAAGCCCGAGCGCATCGTGCCGGCGATCGTCGAATTCGTGGACATCGCCGGTCTGGTGGCCGGTGCCAGCCAAGGCGAGGGCCTGGGCAACCAGTTTCTGGCCCACATCCGCGAGACCGACGCCCTGGTCAACGTGGTGCGCTGCTTCGAAGACCCGAACGTGATCCACGTCGCCGGCCGCGTCGATCCGGTGGCCGACATCGAAGTCATCCAGACCGAGCTCTGCTTGGCCGACCTGGGCACGGTGGACAAAGCGCTGCAGCGCGCCAGCAAAGCCGCCCGCAGCGGCAACGACAAAGACGCCGCTCGGCTGCTGGCGCTGCTGGGCCCGGTGCAGGCCGCACTCAACCAGGGCCAGCCGGTGCGCGCGCTGGCGCTGAGCGCCGACGACCAGGCGCTGCTCAAACCGCTGTGCCTGATCACCGCCAAACCGGCCATGTTCGTGGGCAACGTGGCCGACGACGGCTTCGAAAACAACCCCTTGCTGGCCAAGCTGCAAGCCTACGCCGCGACGCAAAACGCGCCGGTGGTGGCCATTTGCGCCAAGATCGAGGCCGAACTGGCCGAGATGGAGCCCGCCGACCGCCTCGTCTTTCTGCAAGAAATGGGCCAAGACGAACCGGGCCTGAACCGGCTCATCCGCGCCGGCTTCAAACTGCTGGGCCTGCAGACCTACTTCACCGCCGGCCCCAAAGAGGTGCGCGCCTGGACCGTGCGCATCGGCGCCACGGCACCGCAGGCAGCGGGCGTGATCCACGGCGACTTCGAGCGCGGCTTCATCCGCGCCCAGACCATCGCCTTCGACGACTACCTGGACTGCAACGGCGAGCAAGGCGCCAAAGACGCCGGCAAAATGCGCGCCGAAGGCAAAGACTACCTCGTGCGCGACGGCGACGTGATGAATTTTTTGTTTAACGTCTAA
- a CDS encoding efflux RND transporter permease subunit, with translation MSFPNLSALAVRERAVTLFFILIAVLGGLYAFLSLGRAEDPSFTVRTMMVSALWPGATAEEMRSQVADRLEKRIQEVQNLYRIESTIRPGRVDLQVEFQDYTPSARVPELFDEVRQRMSDEAPRLPRGVVGPLINDDFGDVYFALIALSAPGLPLPELARSADTLRDRLQALPGLQKALLLGERPQRVFIDFDLARLHQLGLAPQAVFEAIDAQLQLLPAGALELQGARVLLRLPAELTDAQQLERVPLRVGGRLLQLQDVAQVRLGHEEPPSYLVRAHGQDAVLLGVVMQKGENGLAFGARLADFVRLQQAELPLGMELRVLTNQTDAITQAVDLFQKKFLAAMAVVMVVSMLAIGWRAGLVVGIAIPLTLGLTFMLMKFTGINLDRITLGALIIALGLLVDDAIIAIEMMIVKMEQGWDRVRAATHAWNATAAPMLFGTLVTVAGFVPIGFAQSGVGEYAGNIFWVLAYALLASWLVAVVFTPYLGIKLLAQAQPHGGPGGPGGGHGGSAHYQSRGYQRLRALITACVSWRKSVVAVTLLLLLLSAWAMANLVQKQFFPGSDRPEVLISVQLPQGSPIAQTDATVRRLEALLVNHPDVRSLSAYVGAGAPRFFISANPEQPNPAFAKLLAIGADAAARERIMADLQARIEAGEFPEARLRVSRLLFGPPVPWPVSFRIVGPEPQQLRAIAQQVQGIMQAHPHTLNTQLDWDERALVLQLELDAQRLRLLGLTPRELKQQLQFQLDGVVVSELRLGTRTVQVQARGARDGSPLLPEQIEIRSLDGRLVPLAQIGRFELRHEEPLLRRLNREPFLAVQADVRGAQPPTVTEELWQQMAALRAELPPGYRIDIGGSVERAGLANQSIQQLFPLMVALMLIFIMLQMRSFSGTFVVVATAPLGLVGAVLALLLFAQPFGFVALLGLIGLAGILMRNTMILTQQVQDNFHDGLEAEAAVVEAAVQRARPVILTALAAALAFVPLTFDSFWGPLAYVLIGGVAVGTAITLLYVPALYALWLRIGHAPPPSAAPVAKA, from the coding sequence GTGAGCTTTCCCAACCTGTCGGCGCTGGCGGTGCGCGAGCGCGCCGTCACGCTGTTTTTCATCCTGATCGCGGTGCTGGGTGGCCTCTACGCCTTCCTCTCGCTCGGGCGCGCCGAGGACCCCTCGTTCACGGTGCGCACCATGATGGTCTCGGCGCTCTGGCCCGGTGCCACGGCCGAAGAGATGCGCTCCCAAGTGGCCGACCGGCTCGAAAAACGCATCCAGGAAGTGCAGAACCTGTACCGCATCGAGAGCACCATCCGGCCCGGGCGGGTCGATCTGCAGGTCGAGTTCCAAGACTACACCCCGAGTGCGCGGGTGCCCGAGCTGTTCGACGAGGTGCGCCAGCGCATGAGCGACGAAGCGCCCCGGCTGCCGCGCGGGGTCGTCGGCCCGCTGATCAACGACGATTTTGGCGACGTGTATTTCGCCCTGATCGCGCTCAGCGCCCCCGGGCTGCCCCTGCCTGAACTCGCACGCAGCGCCGACACCTTGCGCGACCGCCTGCAAGCCTTGCCGGGCCTGCAAAAGGCGCTGCTGCTGGGCGAGCGGCCGCAGCGCGTGTTCATCGATTTCGACCTCGCGCGCCTGCACCAACTCGGCTTGGCGCCGCAGGCGGTGTTCGAGGCCATCGACGCCCAGCTGCAGTTGCTGCCGGCGGGCGCGCTGGAGCTGCAGGGCGCGCGCGTGCTGCTGCGCCTGCCCGCCGAACTGACCGATGCGCAACAGCTCGAACGCGTGCCGCTGCGCGTGGGCGGGCGGCTGCTGCAATTGCAGGACGTGGCGCAGGTGCGCTTGGGCCACGAGGAGCCGCCCAGCTACCTGGTGCGCGCCCACGGGCAGGATGCGGTGCTGCTGGGCGTGGTGATGCAAAAAGGCGAAAACGGGCTGGCTTTTGGCGCCCGCCTGGCCGACTTTGTGCGCCTGCAGCAGGCCGAGCTGCCGCTGGGCATGGAGCTGCGCGTGCTCACCAACCAGACCGACGCCATCACGCAGGCGGTCGATCTGTTCCAGAAAAAATTTCTGGCCGCCATGGCGGTGGTGATGGTGGTGAGCATGCTGGCGATCGGCTGGCGCGCCGGGCTGGTGGTGGGGATTGCGATCCCGCTGACGCTGGGCCTGACCTTTATGCTGATGAAGTTCACCGGCATCAACCTAGACCGCATCACGCTCGGGGCCCTGATCATTGCGCTGGGGCTGTTGGTCGATGACGCCATCATCGCCATCGAGATGATGATCGTCAAAATGGAGCAGGGCTGGGATCGCGTGCGCGCCGCCACCCACGCCTGGAACGCCACCGCCGCCCCGATGCTGTTTGGCACCCTGGTGACGGTGGCCGGTTTCGTGCCGATCGGCTTTGCCCAGTCGGGGGTGGGCGAGTACGCCGGCAACATCTTTTGGGTGCTGGCCTACGCGCTGCTGGCTTCGTGGCTGGTGGCGGTGGTGTTCACGCCCTACTTGGGCATCAAGCTGTTGGCGCAAGCCCAGCCCCATGGCGGCCCGGGTGGCCCGGGCGGCGGCCACGGCGGCAGCGCGCACTACCAGAGCCGCGGTTACCAGCGCCTGCGTGCGCTCATCACGGCCTGTGTGAGCTGGCGCAAGAGCGTGGTCGCGGTTACGCTTTTGCTGCTGTTGCTCAGCGCCTGGGCCATGGCGAACCTGGTGCAAAAGCAGTTTTTTCCCGGCTCCGACCGGCCCGAGGTGCTGATCAGCGTGCAACTGCCCCAAGGCAGCCCGATCGCCCAGACCGACGCCACCGTGCGCCGCCTCGAAGCGCTGCTGGTCAACCACCCCGACGTGCGTTCGCTCTCGGCCTACGTGGGGGCCGGTGCGCCGCGGTTTTTCATCTCCGCCAACCCCGAGCAGCCCAACCCGGCCTTTGCCAAGCTGCTGGCCATCGGGGCCGACGCGGCGGCGCGCGAGCGCATCATGGCCGATCTGCAGGCGCGCATCGAGGCCGGCGAGTTTCCCGAGGCGCGGCTGCGCGTGTCGCGGCTGCTGTTTGGCCCCCCGGTGCCGTGGCCGGTGAGCTTTCGCATCGTCGGGCCAGAGCCACAGCAACTGCGCGCCATCGCACAGCAGGTGCAGGGCATCATGCAGGCGCACCCGCACACCCTCAACACCCAGCTCGACTGGGATGAGCGCGCCTTGGTGCTGCAGCTCGAACTCGACGCGCAGCGCCTGCGCCTGCTCGGCCTGACGCCGCGCGAGCTCAAGCAACAGCTCCAGTTCCAGCTCGATGGCGTGGTGGTGAGCGAACTGCGGCTGGGCACGCGCACGGTGCAGGTGCAGGCCCGCGGCGCCCGCGACGGCAGCCCCTTGTTGCCCGAGCAGATCGAAATCCGCAGCCTCGACGGCCGCTTGGTGCCGCTGGCGCAGATCGGCCGCTTCGAGCTGCGCCACGAGGAACCGCTGCTGCGCCGGCTCAACCGCGAGCCCTTCCTGGCGGTGCAGGCCGACGTGCGCGGGGCGCAACCGCCGACCGTCACCGAAGAGTTGTGGCAGCAAATGGCCGCGCTGCGCGCCGAATTGCCGCCGGGCTACCGCATCGACATCGGCGGTTCGGTGGAGCGCGCCGGGCTGGCCAACCAGTCGATCCAGCAACTGTTCCCGCTCATGGTGGCGCTGATGCTGATCTTCATCATGCTGCAGATGCGCTCTTTTTCCGGCACCTTCGTGGTCGTGGCCACGGCCCCGCTGGGGCTGGTGGGGGCGGTGCTGGCGCTGCTGCTGTTTGCGCAGCCCTTTGGCTTCGTGGCGCTGCTGGGGCTGATCGGGCTGGCGGGCATTTTGATGCGCAACACCATGATCCTGACGCAGCAGGTGCAGGACAACTTCCACGACGGACTCGAGGCCGAGGCGGCGGTGGTGGAAGCCGCGGTGCAGCGCGCGCGCCCGGTGATCCTGACCGCGCTCGCTGCCGCGCTGGCCTTCGTGCCCCTGACCTTCGACAGCTTCTGGGGTCCGCTGGCCTACGTGCTGATCGGCGGCGTGGCGGTGGGCACCGCCATCACCTTGCTCTACGTGCCCGCGCTGTACGCGCTATGGCTGCGCATCGGCCACGCGCCGCCGCCGTCTGCGGCGCCGGTTGCGAAGGCTTAG
- a CDS encoding efflux RND transporter periplasmic adaptor subunit produces MTAYTLRAALLSLTTLVFLTACQGPAAPAAEAPPPWVKTVPIEASAPGERQFSGTLRARHETPLALQVGGRVLTRPVQAGQHVSAGQTLLTLDAHDLLANEASAAAQLASAEAAQRHAERELERQRQLVAQGFVSAQTLERFELALREAVARVQAARSQTAVARNLRQHTQLRAPAAGVLLDLSAEPGQVLAAGQSVGTLAHAGEREIELFLPQGLNAPRTGYAVLPDGARQPLQLREVAGAADPLSRTWRARYRIVGALDPVVWPLGAVVRVALQPEGHAATAEAALQRVPLGALDERGGGAQLWRVAEGRAQPVPVRVHRIDATHAHVSSPLAAGEAVVALGTHRLSPGLAVRELPR; encoded by the coding sequence ATGACTGCCTACACGCTACGGGCCGCGTTGCTCAGCTTGACGACCCTCGTTTTTTTGACGGCCTGCCAAGGCCCCGCTGCGCCCGCTGCCGAAGCCCCACCGCCGTGGGTGAAAACGGTGCCGATCGAGGCCTCGGCACCGGGCGAGCGCCAGTTTTCGGGCACGCTGCGGGCGCGCCACGAAACGCCGCTGGCTTTGCAGGTGGGCGGCCGGGTGCTGACGCGGCCGGTGCAGGCCGGCCAACACGTGAGCGCCGGCCAGACCCTGCTGACGCTGGACGCGCACGACCTGCTGGCCAACGAAGCCAGCGCGGCGGCGCAACTGGCCAGCGCCGAAGCGGCGCAGCGCCATGCCGAGCGCGAGCTGGAGCGCCAGCGCCAGCTGGTGGCGCAAGGCTTTGTGAGCGCGCAAACCCTAGAGCGCTTCGAGCTGGCGCTGCGCGAGGCCGTTGCCCGCGTGCAGGCGGCGCGCAGCCAGACGGCGGTGGCGCGCAACCTGCGCCAGCACACGCAGTTGCGCGCCCCGGCGGCCGGGGTGCTGCTCGACCTCAGCGCCGAACCCGGCCAAGTGCTGGCTGCTGGCCAGAGCGTGGGCACGCTGGCGCACGCGGGTGAGCGCGAAATCGAGCTGTTTTTGCCCCAAGGCCTAAACGCGCCGCGCACGGGTTATGCCGTGTTGCCCGACGGCGCGCGCCAGCCGCTGCAGTTGCGTGAAGTGGCCGGCGCGGCCGACCCGCTCAGCCGCACCTGGCGCGCGCGCTACCGCATCGTGGGCGCGCTCGACCCGGTGGTTTGGCCCTTGGGGGCGGTGGTGCGCGTGGCGCTGCAGCCCGAAGGCCACGCGGCCACCGCCGAGGCGGCGCTGCAGCGCGTGCCACTGGGGGCGCTGGACGAACGCGGCGGCGGTGCGCAGCTGTGGCGCGTGGCCGAGGGCCGGGCGCAGCCGGTGCCGGTGCGCGTGCACCGCATCGACGCCACCCACGCCCACGTCAGCAGCCCGCTGGCGGCCGGTGAGGCGGTGGTGGCGCTGGGCACGCACCGCCTCAGCCCGGGGCTGGCGGTGCGGGAGCTGCCGCGGTGA
- the asd gene encoding archaetidylserine decarboxylase (Phosphatidylserine decarboxylase is synthesized as a single chain precursor. Generation of the pyruvoyl active site from a Ser is coupled to cleavage of a Gly-Ser bond between the larger (beta) and smaller (alpha chains). It is an integral membrane protein.), whose product MPNPHAQPGQLQAALAPHHAWLQYALPKQALTELAGALARRPLGAATQWAMRRFAARYRVDMSEALQPDFGAYATFNDFFTRALKPGVRPLAESGLVCPVDGAVSQLGRIEGDRIFQAKGQHYRSIALLGGDAQLAAGFEHGDFATLYLSPRDYHRIHMPCAGRLKRMIHVPGALFSVNPATARTVPGLFARNERVVCVFEGAHAGRRFDFALVLVGATIVGSMATAWHGVVNPPRPGLLQDWRYEERAIELERGAEMGRFLLGSTVVLLFPPGLLRWNPSWAADQPVRLGQQMADWVV is encoded by the coding sequence ATGCCCAATCCCCATGCCCAGCCCGGCCAACTGCAAGCGGCACTGGCCCCGCACCACGCATGGCTGCAGTACGCCTTGCCCAAGCAGGCCCTGACCGAACTGGCCGGCGCCTTGGCGCGGCGCCCACTCGGTGCCGCCACGCAGTGGGCGATGCGCCGCTTTGCCGCGCGCTACCGCGTGGACATGAGCGAGGCGCTGCAGCCCGACTTTGGCGCCTACGCCACCTTCAACGACTTTTTCACCCGCGCCCTCAAGCCCGGGGTGCGGCCGCTGGCCGAATCGGGGCTGGTGTGCCCGGTTGATGGCGCTGTGAGCCAGTTGGGCCGCATCGAGGGCGACCGAATTTTTCAGGCCAAGGGCCAGCATTACCGCAGCATCGCGCTGCTGGGCGGCGATGCTCAGCTGGCGGCCGGCTTCGAGCACGGCGACTTCGCCACCCTGTATTTAAGCCCGCGCGACTACCACCGCATCCACATGCCCTGCGCCGGGCGCCTGAAACGCATGATCCATGTGCCGGGGGCGCTGTTTTCAGTCAACCCGGCCACGGCGCGCACCGTGCCGGGCCTGTTTGCGCGCAACGAGCGCGTGGTCTGCGTGTTCGAGGGCGCGCACGCCGGGCGGCGCTTCGACTTTGCGCTGGTGCTGGTGGGGGCCACCATCGTCGGCAGCATGGCCACCGCTTGGCACGGCGTGGTCAACCCGCCGCGCCCGGGCCTGCTGCAAGACTGGCGCTACGAGGAGCGCGCGATCGAGCTCGAGCGTGGCGCCGAGATGGGGCGCTTTTTGCTGGGCTCGACCGTGGTGCTGCTGTTCCCGCCCGGCTTGTTGCGCTGGAACCCAAGCTGGGCGGCCGACCAGCCGGTGCGGCTGGGGCAGCAGATGGCCGATTGGGTTGTATGA
- a CDS encoding AAA family ATPase: MSDTTGLFHRETYAAQMAEQLLNPGPLDESTRSGVFLSGIRRVGKTTFLRQDLIPALETRGALVIYVDLWVDRTKNPSALVHEAVRNTLRQLQTPGSGLLQRFKGLNLGAAGFSFGFQLDDVGQPGGATLAQAFEELVNTAHINVVLIVDEVQQTLGTEEGFALLHALKAARDAVNARPGMPGRLLFIGTGSHKSLLADMTSRRAQPFAGAHLVSYLVLDREFVQWQLQRIAATPGVVLPSLDTAWQGFQTMGHRPEELLKALRQLQQAHGTDPDTALRIICATLADAAADVELKAVEEFGELGKAVFERIATGPEDGATGLFGVDALAAYADRTSSVVETSQVQNIVDKMVSANLILRPTHGKYTVADPFVRKVWRDKLAQLAQLAQLAQPPKADLT, translated from the coding sequence ATGTCCGACACCACCGGCCTTTTCCATCGAGAGACCTACGCCGCCCAAATGGCCGAGCAGTTGCTCAACCCCGGCCCGCTGGACGAAAGCACCCGCTCGGGCGTTTTTCTCTCGGGCATCCGCCGGGTGGGCAAGACCACCTTTTTGAGGCAAGACCTCATCCCCGCGCTCGAAACCCGGGGCGCGCTGGTCATCTACGTGGACCTCTGGGTCGACCGCACCAAAAACCCGTCGGCCCTGGTTCACGAAGCCGTGCGCAACACGCTGCGCCAACTGCAGACGCCGGGCTCCGGTCTGCTGCAACGCTTCAAGGGACTCAACCTGGGTGCGGCGGGTTTCAGTTTTGGTTTCCAGCTCGACGACGTCGGCCAGCCCGGTGGCGCCACGCTAGCCCAAGCCTTTGAAGAGCTGGTCAACACCGCCCATATTAACGTCGTGCTGATCGTGGACGAAGTGCAGCAGACCCTTGGGACAGAAGAAGGCTTTGCCCTACTGCACGCGCTCAAGGCCGCGCGCGACGCCGTCAACGCCAGGCCCGGCATGCCGGGTCGTTTACTCTTCATCGGCACCGGTTCGCACAAATCGCTGCTCGCCGACATGACCTCGCGCCGCGCCCAGCCCTTTGCCGGCGCTCACTTGGTGTCTTACCTGGTGCTGGACCGCGAATTTGTGCAGTGGCAGTTGCAGCGCATCGCAGCCACCCCCGGCGTGGTGCTGCCCAGCCTAGACACCGCCTGGCAAGGCTTCCAGACCATGGGCCACCGGCCCGAAGAGCTGCTCAAGGCACTGCGGCAGCTACAGCAAGCCCACGGCACCGACCCGGACACCGCCTTGCGCATCATCTGCGCCACCCTAGCCGACGCAGCGGCCGACGTGGAACTCAAGGCGGTGGAGGAATTCGGCGAACTCGGCAAAGCCGTGTTCGAGCGCATTGCCACCGGCCCGGAAGACGGCGCCACCGGCCTCTTCGGCGTCGACGCCCTGGCCGCCTACGCCGACCGCACCAGCAGCGTCGTGGAAACCTCGCAGGTGCAAAACATCGTGGACAAGATGGTCAGCGCCAACCTGATCCTGCGCCCAACGCACGGCAAATACACCGTGGCCGACCCCTTTGTGCGCAAAGTCTGGCGCGACAAGCTGGCGCAGTTGGCGCAGTTGGCGCAGTTGGCGCAGCCCCCAAAGGCCGACCTGACCTGA
- a CDS encoding ATP-binding cassette domain-containing protein — MTALFTVDGLCKRYGGAAVVDELSFAIEPGECLGLIGPNGAGKTTTLRISLGLTHADSGRVEAFGLTMPEHAQAIKAQMGVVSQFDTLDPDFTCAENLRVFGRYFGLDRATLAARIPALLDFAALSHKADAKPGELSGGMKRRLSLARALINDPRLLLLDEPTTGLDPQARHLMWERLQQLLKQGKSILLTTHFMDEAERLCQRLVVIDQGRKIAAGRPRELIAQHLEPDVVEVYAQQNHEVQALAQSALARLAQRVEVSGETVFFYTLDARPLLAALNDWPQLHTLHRPANLEDLFLKLTGRQIRQEG; from the coding sequence ATGACTGCCCTGTTCACTGTCGATGGTCTCTGCAAGCGCTACGGCGGCGCGGCGGTGGTCGATGAACTGTCGTTTGCGATTGAGCCCGGCGAGTGCTTGGGGCTGATCGGCCCCAACGGCGCCGGCAAAACCACCACCTTGCGCATCAGCCTCGGCCTGACCCACGCCGACAGCGGCCGCGTCGAGGCCTTTGGCTTGACCATGCCCGAGCACGCCCAAGCCATCAAGGCGCAGATGGGCGTGGTGAGCCAGTTCGACACGCTGGACCCGGACTTCACCTGCGCCGAAAACCTGCGCGTCTTTGGGCGCTACTTCGGCCTCGACCGGGCCACGCTGGCGGCGCGCATCCCGGCGCTGCTCGATTTTGCCGCGCTATCGCACAAGGCCGATGCCAAGCCGGGCGAGCTCTCGGGCGGCATGAAGCGACGCCTGTCGCTGGCGCGCGCGCTCATCAACGACCCGCGCCTGCTGCTGCTCGACGAGCCCACCACCGGGCTCGATCCGCAGGCGCGGCACCTGATGTGGGAGCGGCTGCAGCAGTTGCTCAAGCAGGGCAAGAGCATCCTGCTCACCACCCACTTCATGGACGAGGCCGAGCGCCTGTGCCAGCGCTTGGTGGTCATCGACCAGGGGCGCAAAATCGCCGCAGGGCGCCCGCGCGAGCTGATTGCGCAGCACCTGGAGCCCGATGTGGTCGAGGTCTATGCCCAGCAAAACCACGAGGTGCAGGCGCTGGCGCAGTCGGCGCTGGCGCGGCTGGCGCAGCGGGTGGAGGTGAGCGGCGAGACGGTGTTTTTCTACACCCTCGACGCGCGCCCGCTGCTGGCCGCCCTCAACGACTGGCCGCAGCTGCACACCCTGCACCGCCCCGCCAACCTCGAAGACCTGTTCCTCAAGCTCACCGGGCGCCAGATCCGGCAAGAAGGATGA
- a CDS encoding class I SAM-dependent methyltransferase — MSEPHPTSPIQMPKLYRELAPWYPLLTPVADYLEEAAFYRRLFEAHCQRRPQTLLDLGSGGGHNAAHLKAALACTLVDLEPTMLALSRRLNPECTHIQGDMRTLRLGRVFDCVLVHDAISYMSTRADLASVIATAYAHTAPGGVALLQPDFVLETFTPGTESGGSDGNGRGLRYLEWRWMPDAHAERYVADMAYLLRDENGATQAVHDRHWMGLFPRAVWLQLIAAAGFEPLALPFEHSAYSDTGAEVFLGLRPVA, encoded by the coding sequence ATGTCTGAGCCACACCCGACCAGCCCCATTCAGATGCCCAAGCTCTACCGCGAACTGGCGCCTTGGTATCCGCTCTTGACGCCGGTGGCCGACTACCTCGAAGAGGCCGCCTTTTACCGGCGTTTGTTCGAGGCCCACTGCCAGCGGCGCCCTCAAACCCTGCTCGATTTGGGCAGCGGCGGTGGCCACAATGCCGCCCACTTGAAGGCGGCGCTGGCCTGCACGCTCGTCGATCTGGAGCCGACCATGCTCGCTTTGAGCCGCCGCCTGAACCCGGAGTGCACGCACATTCAGGGCGATATGCGCACGCTGCGGCTCGGGCGCGTCTTTGATTGCGTGCTGGTGCACGACGCCATCAGCTACATGAGCACGCGCGCCGATCTGGCCAGTGTCATCGCCACGGCTTATGCCCACACCGCCCCCGGTGGGGTGGCGCTGTTGCAGCCGGATTTTGTGCTCGAGACCTTCACGCCCGGCACCGAAAGCGGCGGCAGCGACGGCAACGGACGCGGCTTGCGCTACCTCGAATGGCGCTGGATGCCCGACGCGCACGCCGAGCGCTACGTCGCCGACATGGCCTACCTGCTGCGAGACGAAAACGGCGCCACCCAAGCCGTGCACGACCGGCACTGGATGGGGCTGTTCCCCAGAGCCGTGTGGTTGCAGCTGATCGCCGCCGCCGGTTTCGAGCCGCTGGCGCTGCCCTTTGAGCACAGCGCATACAGCGACACCGGCGCCGAGGTCTTTCTCGGGCTGCGTCCTGTGGCCTGA
- a CDS encoding type II toxin-antitoxin system VapC family toxin, translating to MTARYLLDTNVLSELMRPQPDAAVLAWMERQTPAGLYTSAITMAEIEAGLALMPSGQRQRALQAAAATMFEQDFAGRLWTFDAAAAQGYAQVKAQRHRAGRPIGHADAQIAALALIHEATLVTRNLTDFAGIEGLGVLNPWASSCA from the coding sequence ATGACGGCGCGCTACCTGCTGGACACCAACGTGCTGTCGGAGCTGATGCGCCCTCAACCCGATGCCGCCGTGCTTGCTTGGATGGAGCGCCAGACGCCAGCCGGTCTGTACACCAGCGCCATCACCATGGCCGAAATTGAGGCTGGGCTGGCACTCATGCCCTCAGGGCAACGCCAACGTGCGTTGCAGGCGGCGGCCGCCACCATGTTTGAGCAGGACTTTGCCGGCCGCTTGTGGACCTTCGATGCCGCTGCCGCGCAGGGCTACGCGCAGGTCAAAGCGCAGCGCCACCGGGCGGGCCGTCCCATCGGCCACGCCGATGCGCAAATAGCCGCCTTGGCGCTGATTCACGAGGCCACCCTTGTGACCCGCAACCTGACCGACTTTGCTGGCATTGAAGGCCTCGGCGTTCTCAACCCTTGGGCAAGCAGCTGCGCATAA
- a CDS encoding FitA-like ribbon-helix-helix domain-containing protein: MPTLTIRNLDDRLKQRLRLRAAQHGWSMEQEARVILAQVLETPAQNDGAAWLQRVRQRFQGVAGDDWQPSDRREGTERELPHFDP; encoded by the coding sequence ATGCCTACGCTCACCATCCGCAATCTCGACGACCGCCTCAAGCAGCGCTTGCGCCTGCGCGCGGCACAGCACGGGTGGTCTATGGAGCAAGAAGCGCGTGTGATCTTGGCTCAAGTCTTGGAAACGCCCGCACAGAACGACGGCGCGGCTTGGTTGCAGCGTGTGCGCCAGCGCTTCCAAGGTGTGGCTGGAGACGATTGGCAGCCGAGCGATCGGCGCGAAGGCACCGAGCGCGAACTCCCCCACTTTGACCCATGA